The Candidatus Aramenus sp. CH1 DNA segment AGGCCGTGTACTCCTACACCGCTGGGCAGGCGCTAAGCAAGTTCCTCCTAGGACTAAAGGACGGGAAGATCTTGGGAAGGAAGTGTCCAAAGTGCGGCAGAGTGTACGTGCCCCCAAGGATGTACTGCGAGAAGTGCTTCGTGGAGAACGTGGACTACGTAGAAGTAGCAAACCCGTACTTGGATGCCTTTACAGTCGTGTACTACGACAACGAGGGCAGGAAGCTAGATAAGCCAGTGACTTTGGGCTTAGTGAGGTTCGAGGAGACGGTGGGAGGACTCCTAGCCTACGTTGAGGGGGAGCCGAGGCTAGGGGGAAGGGTTGAAATAGTCGCGTACGATATACCCCTTAGGGTAAGGGTAAAATGAATTGGATTCCGGACAGGGAGTGGAAGGAGGAGAGCAACGTAGGGAGGTGGCTGGCAAACAGGGGACTCTCCCTGGAGGAGTTCCAGAGACAGACGTGGGAGAAACCGGAGGAGTTCTGGGCGTCCTTTTTGGACGAGGTGGGCTTGAGATTTAGGAAGAGGCCTGAGAAGGTACTAGACCTCTCCAGAGGGAAGGAGTGGGCCAAGTGGTTCGTGGACTCTAAGCTCAACGTCACCGACATGCTTAACGACAGTGCGGACGTCTTCGTGCAGTCCATGGACGAGGAAGGTAACGTCAAATCGCTAACCTACTCGCAGGTGCTGGATTGGGCAAAGGCCATCTCTAGCTGGCTAAAGAACGTGGGGCTTAGGAAGGGAGACAGAGTGGCGGTCTACATGCCTATGAGGGTTGAGATAGTGCCAGTCATGCTGGGCATTGCCAGGGCGGGGATGGTGATAGTCCCCCTGTTCTCCGGTTACGGGGAGGAGCCAATAAGAGTGAGGGTTGAGGACAGCGGGGCAAGAGTGATCTTCACTGTCGACAGCTACACTAGGAAGGGGAAGGAAGTGGAGCCATACAAGAACCTAGAGAGGCTAAACTTGCTCAAGGTTGTGTTAAAGGAGAGTAAGGAGCTAAAGGACTACGTGGACTTTAAGGAGGTACTGAAAGCTCCAGGCGATGGTTACGAGGAAACGGAGGCGGAGGACCCCATGATGATCATCTATACCTCAGGAACAACGGGAAAGCCAAAGGGATGCGTTCACGTCCACGGAGGTTTCCCGGTAAAGGCTGGGGCTGACATGTACTTCCACTTCGACGTAAGGAGAGGGGAGTCAGTTTCGTGGATCTCCGACATGGGATGGATGATGGGACCGTGGTTGCTGTTCGGCGCCCTCCTCACAGGGGCAAAGGTAGCCCTACTGGACGGCTTCGCTACCCCAGACGCGTTAAGGCAGTTCGTGGACTCCCTCAACGTGAAGGTTTTAGGCCTTTCAGCAAGCCTAGCGAGGAGCTTGAGGGCCTCAGACCCCTCCCTGAGGCTGGATGTCAGAGTAGTGGGCAACACCGGGGAGCCAATTGACCCGGAAAGCTGGGAGTGGCTTTACAAGGCGACCTCCTCCCCTGTCATAAACTACAGCGGAGGGACTGAGATATCAGGGGCCATCTTGGGGAACTACGTGGTAAAGGAGATGAAGCCCTCTTCATTTAACGGCCAGTCTCCGGGCATAAGGGCGGACGTCTTCGACGAGAAAGGGAGACCTGCACCTCCCAACGTGGAGGGAGAGTTAGTTGTGCTGAGCGTCTGGCCCGGGATGACTAGGGGATTCTGGAGGGACCCAGAGAGGTACATCTCCACTTACTGGTCTAGGTGGAAGGGAGTATGGGTCCACGGAGACCTGGCCATGAAGGACGAGGAAGGATTCTTCTACATTGTGGGGAGAAGCGACGACGTAGTCAAGGTGTCAGGGAAGAGGATCGGACCAGGGGAGATAGAGGCTGTAATAGACTCTCACCCCTTTATCGTGGAGAGCGCGTGCGTTGGTGTTCCAGACAAGGTAAAGGGAGAGGTCCTGGTGTGCTTCGTGGTCCCCAAGGCCTCCAAGGAGGGGTTGGAAGCAGAGCTGTTGGAGTACTTAGAGGAGAAGCTGGGGAAGGCCTTGGTCCCGTCACATATCATCCTA contains these protein-coding regions:
- a CDS encoding Zn-ribbon domain-containing OB-fold protein — its product is MTLHPLKEEELNSHYTVNYKPEAVYSYTAGQALSKFLLGLKDGKILGRKCPKCGRVYVPPRMYCEKCFVENVDYVEVANPYLDAFTVVYYDNEGRKLDKPVTLGLVRFEETVGGLLAYVEGEPRLGGRVEIVAYDIPLRVRVK
- a CDS encoding AMP-binding protein, whose translation is MNWIPDREWKEESNVGRWLANRGLSLEEFQRQTWEKPEEFWASFLDEVGLRFRKRPEKVLDLSRGKEWAKWFVDSKLNVTDMLNDSADVFVQSMDEEGNVKSLTYSQVLDWAKAISSWLKNVGLRKGDRVAVYMPMRVEIVPVMLGIARAGMVIVPLFSGYGEEPIRVRVEDSGARVIFTVDSYTRKGKEVEPYKNLERLNLLKVVLKESKELKDYVDFKEVLKAPGDGYEETEAEDPMMIIYTSGTTGKPKGCVHVHGGFPVKAGADMYFHFDVRRGESVSWISDMGWMMGPWLLFGALLTGAKVALLDGFATPDALRQFVDSLNVKVLGLSASLARSLRASDPSLRLDVRVVGNTGEPIDPESWEWLYKATSSPVINYSGGTEISGAILGNYVVKEMKPSSFNGQSPGIRADVFDEKGRPAPPNVEGELVVLSVWPGMTRGFWRDPERYISTYWSRWKGVWVHGDLAMKDEEGFFYIVGRSDDVVKVSGKRIGPGEIEAVIDSHPFIVESACVGVPDKVKGEVLVCFVVPKASKEGLEAELLEYLEEKLGKALVPSHIILVRDLPRTRNGKIMRRLIRNALLGKELGDTSSLENPQSLEEIKRAVKGD